From the Streptococcus oralis ATCC 35037 genome, one window contains:
- the rpsJ gene encoding 30S ribosomal protein S10 — MANKKIRIRLKAYEHRTLDTAAAKIVESATRTGAQVAGPIPLPTERSLYTIIRATHKYKDSREQFEMRTHKRLIDIVNPTQKTVDALMKLDLPSGVNVEIKL; from the coding sequence ATGGCAAACAAAAAAATCCGTATCCGTTTGAAAGCATACGAACACCGTACGCTTGACACAGCGGCTGCAAAAATCGTAGAATCAGCTACTCGTACAGGTGCACAAGTTGCGGGTCCAATCCCACTTCCAACTGAACGTAGCCTCTACACAATCATTCGTGCGACTCACAAATACAAAGACTCTCGCGAACAATTCGAAATGCGTACACACAAACGTTTGATCGATATCGTTAACCCAACTCAAAAAACAGTTGATGCCTTGATGAAATTGGATCTTCCAAGTGGTGTAAACGTAGAAATCAAGCTTTAA
- a CDS encoding effector binding domain-containing protein: MFLKIISSISTNNFQDPNMMEKISHLWQEHQKEVEEAFAQGLSIYAVYHDYVSDYKGDYSLSLCSLSDKEDWDFDTSGQTYQVFEVDTSDSKGFLHTWQQIWQAEEARELRRQYSIDFEKYDPDQTVSIFIATSKNG; this comes from the coding sequence ATGTTTTTAAAAATAATCAGTAGTATCTCTACAAATAATTTCCAAGATCCAAACATGATGGAAAAAATTAGCCATCTATGGCAGGAACACCAGAAAGAAGTAGAGGAGGCATTTGCCCAAGGGCTTTCGATTTATGCAGTCTATCATGATTATGTCAGCGACTACAAGGGGGATTACAGCTTGTCGCTCTGTAGTCTATCCGATAAAGAAGACTGGGATTTTGACACTTCAGGACAAACCTACCAAGTATTTGAGGTGGATACAAGTGATTCAAAAGGTTTTCTTCATACCTGGCAACAAATTTGGCAGGCAGAAGAAGCAAGAGAACTGCGACGTCAGTATAGTATTGATTTTGAAAAATATGATCCAGATCAGACAGTATCTATCTTTATCGCCACCTCCAAAAATGGGTAA
- a CDS encoding uridine kinase family protein: MKKKDLIEQLVSEIETGRIRTLGIYGHGASGKSTFAQELYQALDSTIVNLLETDPYITSNRHLVVPKELPDQKVTACLPVAHELESLERDILALQAGMDILTIDEPWKPSEVLSGSKPILVVEGMSVGFLPKELFDKTICFYTDEETELKRRLARDTTMRNRDASFILASHQMRREQYQRYYRETEFKADILVDQSEDKFKVKMTRII, translated from the coding sequence ATGAAGAAAAAAGACCTGATAGAGCAACTGGTTTCAGAGATTGAAACGGGAAGAATTAGGACGTTAGGGATCTACGGTCATGGAGCTTCAGGCAAGTCTACCTTCGCTCAGGAATTATATCAAGCCCTAGATTCTACTATAGTAAATTTACTAGAAACAGATCCCTACATTACCTCAAACCGTCATTTAGTGGTGCCAAAAGAACTTCCAGATCAAAAAGTGACAGCTTGCCTCCCAGTGGCTCATGAACTGGAAAGTTTGGAGAGGGATATTCTCGCCTTGCAGGCAGGTATGGACATCTTGACGATTGATGAACCTTGGAAGCCAAGCGAAGTCTTATCTGGTTCGAAACCGATACTGGTTGTCGAAGGGATGTCTGTGGGTTTCCTACCCAAGGAACTCTTTGACAAAACTATCTGTTTCTACACGGATGAAGAGACCGAATTAAAGCGGCGCCTAGCTCGAGATACGACTATGAGAAATCGCGATGCTTCCTTTATACTAGCTAGCCATCAGATGAGACGGGAGCAGTATCAGCGTTACTATAGAGAAACCGAGTTTAAAGCAGATATCTTAGTGGATCAATCAGAAGATAAATTCAAAGTCAAAATGACTCGTATTATATAG
- the nrdG gene encoding anaerobic ribonucleoside-triphosphate reductase activating protein, translated as MTWNTPKPGEWKSEELSKGRIIDYKAFNFVDGEGVRNSLYVAGCMFHCEGCYNVATWSFNAGIPYTAELEEQIMVDLAQPYVQGLTLLGGEPFLNTGILLPLVKRIRKELPDKDIWSWTGYTWEEMMLETPDKLELLSLIDILVDGRYDKSKRNLMLQFRGSSNQRIIDVQKSLKSGQVVIWDKLNDGKESYEQVKRE; from the coding sequence ATGACATGGAATACACCAAAACCAGGTGAATGGAAAAGCGAGGAGCTTAGTAAAGGGCGAATCATTGACTACAAGGCCTTTAACTTTGTAGATGGAGAAGGAGTGCGCAACTCCCTCTATGTCGCAGGCTGTATGTTCCACTGCGAGGGCTGCTATAATGTTGCGACTTGGTCTTTCAATGCAGGTATTCCTTATACAGCAGAGTTAGAAGAACAGATCATGGTAGATCTTGCCCAGCCCTATGTTCAAGGATTGACCCTGCTAGGAGGAGAACCCTTTCTTAATACAGGAATTCTCTTGCCCCTCGTCAAACGTATCCGTAAGGAATTGCCAGATAAAGACATCTGGTCTTGGACTGGATATACCTGGGAAGAAATGATGCTGGAAACTCCAGATAAACTGGAACTCTTGTCGCTGATTGACATCCTTGTCGATGGACGGTATGATAAAAGCAAGCGTAATCTCATGCTCCAGTTTCGAGGTTCCTCTAATCAACGAATTATCGATGTGCAAAAATCCCTCAAAAGTGGGCAAGTGGTGATTTGGGACAAGCTTAATGACGGAAAAGAAAGCTATGAACAGGTGAAGAGAGAATGA
- a CDS encoding GNAT family N-acetyltransferase yields MELRRPTLEDKEAILEMIAEFDAAKSYMHGGMGSAWKRAKDYEDCLKIVEQQEDAVNLPVGWVPAIKFLSFDETGLPLGFLALRLSLNDKLFVEGGHIGYSIRPSQRGKGYGKEQLRLGLAEARKQGLERVLITCDEDNEASRRTILSAGGVYENTIDRSQRYWIDLG; encoded by the coding sequence ATGGAGCTAAGACGACCAACTTTGGAAGATAAAGAAGCGATATTAGAGATGATTGCGGAGTTCGATGCAGCAAAATCCTATATGCACGGTGGCATGGGCTCCGCTTGGAAGCGAGCAAAGGATTATGAGGATTGTTTAAAGATTGTAGAGCAGCAAGAGGATGCTGTCAACCTGCCAGTAGGCTGGGTTCCTGCAATCAAATTTTTATCCTTTGATGAGACCGGCTTACCTTTGGGATTTTTAGCCCTGCGCTTGTCCTTGAATGACAAATTATTTGTGGAAGGCGGTCATATTGGCTATTCTATCCGTCCCAGTCAACGAGGCAAAGGATATGGGAAGGAGCAGTTGAGATTAGGACTAGCAGAGGCTCGAAAGCAAGGATTGGAACGAGTGCTGATTACTTGCGATGAAGACAACGAAGCCAGCCGCCGCACGATTCTCTCCGCTGGCGGTGTTTACGAAAATACAATCGATAGAAGTCAGCGCTACTGGATAGATTTGGGGTAA
- a CDS encoding GNAT family N-acetyltransferase — protein sequence MILRRPTLADKETVLEMMAEFEQTQSAHDGGFWNANNFVYEEWLEENLQAEAGLNIPENWVPAIQLVSFDVAGQALGFLNLRLRLNDYLLENGGHIGYSIRPSERGKGYAKKSLRQGLQVAKGKNIKRALVTCSTENPASRAVILANGGELEDVRNGTERYWIDVD from the coding sequence ATGATACTACGCAGACCAACATTGGCAGATAAAGAAACAGTTTTAGAGATGATGGCAGAGTTTGAACAGACTCAATCAGCCCACGATGGTGGGTTTTGGAACGCCAACAATTTTGTTTATGAAGAGTGGCTAGAAGAAAATCTTCAAGCGGAAGCGGGACTCAATATTCCTGAAAACTGGGTTCCTGCTATCCAACTGGTTAGTTTTGACGTAGCAGGCCAGGCTCTTGGCTTTCTCAACCTTCGTCTCCGATTAAATGACTACTTACTAGAAAATGGGGGCCATATTGGCTACTCCATTCGTCCATCTGAAAGAGGTAAGGGTTATGCCAAAAAATCCCTCCGACAAGGTCTACAAGTTGCTAAGGGAAAGAATATTAAACGAGCTTTAGTGACTTGTAGCACAGAAAATCCAGCAAGCCGAGCTGTTATCTTAGCTAATGGTGGGGAGTTGGAGGATGTTCGAAACGGAACGGAGCGCTATTGGATTGATGTCGATTAA
- the nrdD gene encoding anaerobic ribonucleoside-triphosphate reductase — MIVLEEKLATVPTLFVEKRDGRRVVFDVDKIDKALHKAAEKVMDVTPLVEKRLNGLVERIVTEIHSRFPQGVKIYEIQNVVEHELLEAKEYALAEEYITYRTQRDFERSKATDINFSIHKLLNKDQAVVNENANKDSDVFNTQRDLTAGIVGKSIGLQMLPKHVANAHQKGDIHYHDLDYSPYTPMTNCCLIDFKGMLENGFKIGNAEVESPKSIQTATAQISQIIANVASSQYGGCSADRIDEVLAPYAEKNYQKHLKDAEEWVLPDKREDYAWKKTQKDIYDAMQSLEYEINTLFTSNGQTPFTSLGFGLGTNRFEREIQKAILTIRIKGLGSEHRTAIFPKLIFTLKRGLNLEEGTPNYDIKQLALECATKRMYPDVLSYDKIIELTGSFKVPMGCRSFLQGWKDENGVEVNSGRMNLGVVTVNLPRIALESEGDLNKFWEIFNERMNIAEDALVYRVERTKEATPANAPILYQYGAFGRRLGKEESVDQLFKNRRATVSLGYIGLYEVATVFFGNSWESNPEAKEFTLDIIRDMKRRVEEWSDQYGYHFSIYSTPSESLTDRFCRLDTEKFGSIPDITDKEYYTNSFHYDVRKNPTPFEKLDFEKVYPEAGASGGFIHYCEYPVLQQNPKALEAVWDYAYDRVGYLGTNTPIDRCYKCDFEGDFEPTERGFACPNCGNSDPKTVDVVKRTCGYLGNPQARPMVNGRHKEIAARVKHMNGSTIKTAGHEVIN; from the coding sequence ATGATTGTATTAGAAGAAAAGCTTGCAACCGTTCCCACCTTGTTCGTTGAAAAACGAGATGGTAGACGTGTAGTGTTTGATGTAGACAAGATTGACAAGGCTCTCCACAAGGCGGCGGAAAAGGTTATGGACGTTACGCCTCTAGTAGAAAAACGCCTAAATGGTCTAGTTGAAAGAATCGTGACGGAAATTCACAGCCGCTTCCCTCAAGGTGTCAAGATTTACGAAATTCAAAATGTCGTAGAACATGAACTCCTTGAAGCCAAAGAGTATGCGCTGGCTGAGGAGTATATCACTTATCGGACACAAAGGGATTTTGAGCGCTCAAAAGCGACAGATATAAACTTTAGTATCCATAAACTTCTCAATAAAGATCAAGCAGTTGTTAATGAAAATGCTAATAAAGACAGCGATGTCTTCAACACCCAACGTGATTTGACAGCAGGGATTGTTGGGAAATCAATCGGGCTACAAATGCTTCCTAAGCACGTAGCTAATGCTCACCAAAAAGGGGATATCCACTATCATGACTTGGACTACAGCCCCTACACTCCGATGACCAACTGCTGTTTGATTGATTTTAAAGGCATGCTGGAAAATGGTTTTAAGATTGGAAATGCAGAGGTAGAGAGTCCCAAGTCTATCCAGACTGCGACAGCTCAAATTTCACAAATCATCGCCAATGTTGCTTCTAGCCAGTACGGGGGTTGCTCAGCTGACCGTATCGATGAAGTCTTGGCTCCGTATGCGGAGAAGAATTACCAAAAACACCTCAAAGATGCGGAAGAGTGGGTCTTGCCTGACAAACGGGAAGATTATGCTTGGAAGAAAACCCAAAAAGACATCTACGATGCCATGCAATCTCTCGAGTATGAAATCAACACTCTCTTCACTTCAAATGGCCAAACACCTTTTACTTCGCTCGGTTTTGGTCTGGGAACCAATCGTTTTGAGCGTGAAATTCAAAAAGCTATCTTGACCATTCGTATCAAGGGTCTTGGATCAGAACATCGTACAGCCATCTTCCCTAAACTCATCTTTACGTTGAAAAGAGGCCTTAACTTGGAAGAAGGGACTCCGAACTATGACATCAAACAGTTGGCTCTCGAGTGTGCAACCAAGCGGATGTACCCTGATGTCTTGTCCTATGATAAGATTATCGAGCTGACAGGTTCTTTCAAGGTTCCTATGGGCTGTCGCTCCTTCCTCCAAGGCTGGAAAGATGAAAATGGTGTTGAGGTCAATTCAGGTCGGATGAATCTAGGTGTTGTGACGGTCAATCTGCCTCGTATCGCCCTCGAGTCTGAAGGGGATCTGAATAAGTTTTGGGAAATCTTCAATGAGCGGATGAATATCGCAGAAGATGCTCTGGTTTACCGTGTTGAACGGACCAAGGAAGCAACACCAGCGAATGCCCCTATCCTCTATCAGTACGGAGCCTTCGGTCGCCGTCTCGGAAAAGAAGAAAGTGTTGACCAACTCTTTAAGAATCGCCGTGCGACAGTTTCGCTGGGCTACATCGGTTTGTACGAAGTGGCTACAGTCTTCTTTGGAAATAGCTGGGAAAGCAATCCTGAAGCCAAGGAATTCACATTGGATATCATTCGCGATATGAAACGTCGTGTGGAAGAGTGGTCTGACCAATATGGTTACCATTTCTCTATCTACTCCACACCGTCTGAAAGTCTGACAGACCGCTTCTGTCGCTTGGATACAGAGAAGTTCGGCTCTATTCCGGACATCACGGACAAGGAATACTACACCAACTCTTTCCACTACGATGTTCGTAAAAATCCAACACCGTTTGAAAAATTAGACTTTGAGAAAGTTTACCCAGAAGCAGGTGCGTCAGGTGGTTTCATCCATTATTGTGAGTATCCAGTTCTTCAACAAAATCCTAAAGCCTTGGAAGCTGTTTGGGACTATGCCTATGACCGTGTCGGCTATCTAGGGACCAATACTCCGATTGATCGTTGCTACAAGTGCGACTTTGAAGGGGATTTTGAACCAACTGAGAGAGGATTTGCTTGTCCCAACTGTGGCAATAGCGACCCTAAAACAGTAGATGTGGTCAAACGTACGTGTGGTTATCTGGGAAATCCTCAAGCGCGTCCGATGGTTAACGGACGCCACAAGGAAATCGCTGCGCGTGTCAAACACATGAACGGTTCAACCATTAAAACAGCCGGACATGAAGTAATAAATTAG